One window from the genome of Deinococcus sp. NW-56 encodes:
- a CDS encoding SDR family oxidoreductase — protein MKAKPLNEQVIVITGASSGIGLSTARLAAKEGARLVLAARSEEALRQLADELTAAGRQAVPVVADVSREEDVARIAEVAQSSFGGFDTWVNNAGVGMYGRLLESDVEDMRRLFDINFWGVVYGSRVAVSQLRERGGTLINVGSVVSEQAIPLQGAYGASKHAVKAFTDTLRMELEHDDVPVTVTLIKPGPIDTPFPLHARSYLPTEPKHVPPVYAPEVVARAILHAAAKPTRELFVGGGGKGMATSGMLAPAATEKLMAEVALPGMQSDRPPLPEDAHILYHPSGKLEERGDYPGTVRGTSAYTAAARNRGLILGLAGAALAAVALGRARR, from the coding sequence ATGAAAGCCAAACCGCTGAACGAACAGGTCATCGTCATCACGGGCGCGTCGAGCGGCATCGGCCTGAGCACGGCGCGGTTGGCGGCGAAGGAGGGGGCGCGGCTGGTCCTGGCCGCCCGCAGCGAGGAAGCCCTGCGGCAACTCGCGGACGAGCTCACGGCGGCGGGCAGGCAGGCCGTCCCCGTCGTGGCCGACGTGAGCCGGGAGGAGGACGTGGCCCGCATCGCGGAGGTCGCCCAGAGCAGCTTCGGCGGCTTTGACACCTGGGTGAACAACGCGGGCGTGGGGATGTATGGGCGGCTGCTGGAGTCGGACGTGGAGGACATGCGCCGCCTCTTCGACATCAACTTCTGGGGGGTGGTGTACGGCTCGCGGGTGGCTGTTTCGCAGCTACGCGAGCGCGGTGGCACGCTGATCAACGTGGGAAGCGTGGTGTCCGAGCAGGCGATTCCCCTTCAAGGCGCATACGGGGCCTCCAAGCATGCGGTCAAGGCCTTTACCGACACGCTGCGAATGGAGCTGGAGCACGACGACGTGCCCGTGACCGTCACCCTGATCAAGCCCGGCCCCATCGACACGCCCTTTCCGCTGCACGCCCGCTCGTACCTGCCCACCGAACCCAAGCACGTGCCGCCCGTGTACGCCCCGGAGGTCGTCGCCCGAGCCATCCTGCACGCGGCGGCCAAGCCCACGCGCGAGCTGTTCGTGGGCGGCGGGGGCAAAGGCATGGCAACTTCGGGAATGCTCGCGCCCGCCGCCACCGAAAAGCTGATGGCCGAGGTCGCCCTGCCCGGCATGCAGAGTGACCGCCCGCCGCTGCCCGAAGACGCCCACATCCTCTACCACCCTTCCGGCAAGTTGGAGGAACGCGGCGACTACCCCGGCACCGTGCGCGGGACGAGTGCGTACACGGCGGCGGCGCGGAACCGCGGTCTGATCCTGGGACTCGCGGGTGCAGCGCTCGCGGCGGTGGCCCTGGGGCGGGCGCGGCGGTAG
- the pyrF gene encoding orotidine-5'-phosphate decarboxylase, translating to MPPTFAALVTDRTRRLGTRLCVGLDPRLRLYRDPAHLREHTLDVLEATAPYAACVKPQLAFFEALGLPGFALLEEVCAAARTLGLPILLDGKRGDIGSTAEAYAQGWLAGGHAGDALTVNPFLGFGTLTPFVETARANGGAVFVLVKTSNSDQADLQGGGLSERVAAEVARLGAEEPGGEYASVGAVVGATHPGDLAAFRAAMPRALLLLPGLGAQGAAAADLAPAFHPGGTGALASASRAVQYADGLSVTASREAAQQLRNDLNAALS from the coding sequence ATGCCTCCCACCTTCGCCGCCCTCGTCACCGACCGCACCCGCCGCCTGGGGACCCGGCTGTGCGTGGGGCTGGACCCCCGCCTGAGGCTCTACCGCGACCCCGCGCACCTGCGCGAGCACACGCTGGACGTGCTGGAGGCCACCGCGCCCTACGCGGCGTGCGTCAAGCCGCAGCTCGCCTTTTTCGAGGCGCTGGGGTTGCCTGGCTTCGCGCTGCTGGAGGAGGTCTGCGCGGCGGCCCGCACCCTGGGGCTGCCCATCCTGCTGGACGGCAAGCGCGGCGATATCGGCTCCACGGCGGAAGCCTACGCGCAGGGCTGGCTGGCGGGGGGGCACGCGGGGGACGCCCTGACCGTGAATCCCTTCCTGGGCTTCGGGACGCTGACCCCCTTCGTGGAGACGGCGCGGGCCAACGGCGGCGCGGTCTTCGTGTTGGTCAAGACGAGCAATTCCGATCAGGCCGACCTCCAAGGCGGCGGCCTCAGCGAGCGGGTGGCGGCGGAGGTGGCGCGGCTGGGGGCGGAGGAGCCGGGCGGCGAGTATGCGAGTGTCGGTGCGGTCGTGGGCGCCACCCACCCCGGCGACCTCGCCGCGTTCCGGGCCGCCATGCCCCGCGCCCTGCTGCTGCTCCCCGGCCTGGGGGCGCAGGGAGCCGCCGCCGCCGACCTCGCCCCGGCTTTTCACCCCGGCGGGACCGGGGCGCTGGCGAGCGCGAGCCGGGCCGTGCAGTACGCGGATGGGCTGAGCGTGACGGCGAGCCGGGAGGCAGCACAACAGCTCCGCAACGACCTCAACGCCGCGCTGAGCTAG
- a CDS encoding DUF1028 domain-containing protein, whose translation MTFSIVGRDRVTGDLGVAVASKFLAVGALVPFARAGVGAVATQSYVNPNYGPDGLRLLSQDLSPEEVAAEFRRTDPDIAQRQFGIVGADGRSVTFSGEGCHAWAGGFTGPDVAIQGNILTGPEVVEAMRVEWEAAEGQPLPRRLLAALRAGDAAGGDKRGRQSAALLCVGPGRGYGGLTDDWVNLRADDHADPGEELERLLGIHDLLFGPPESTRELTGEELEWLRALLIVQDHATSLPAGPWDPETEAATWALYGTENLEERWVPGGQFDPVALAYLAERYGDDVQPAPLSPQEREAPAGE comes from the coding sequence ATGACCTTTTCCATCGTGGGCCGCGACCGGGTGACGGGCGACCTCGGCGTCGCCGTGGCGAGCAAGTTTCTGGCGGTCGGCGCCCTGGTGCCCTTCGCGCGGGCGGGTGTGGGCGCCGTCGCCACCCAGAGCTACGTGAACCCCAACTACGGCCCCGACGGGCTGCGGCTGCTCTCGCAGGACCTCTCGCCGGAGGAGGTTGCCGCCGAGTTCCGGCGCACCGACCCCGACATCGCGCAGCGGCAGTTCGGCATCGTGGGGGCGGACGGGCGCAGCGTGACCTTCAGCGGCGAGGGCTGCCACGCCTGGGCGGGGGGCTTCACCGGGCCGGACGTGGCGATTCAGGGCAACATCCTGACCGGGCCGGAGGTCGTGGAGGCGATGCGCGTGGAGTGGGAAGCCGCCGAGGGCCAGCCCCTCCCCCGTCGCCTGCTCGCCGCGTTGCGGGCCGGGGACGCGGCGGGCGGGGACAAACGGGGGCGGCAGTCGGCGGCCCTGCTGTGCGTGGGGCCGGGGCGCGGCTACGGCGGCCTGACCGACGACTGGGTCAACCTCCGCGCCGACGACCACGCCGACCCGGGCGAGGAACTGGAGCGGCTGCTGGGCATCCACGACCTCCTCTTTGGGCCGCCCGAATCCACCCGCGAGCTGACCGGGGAGGAGCTGGAGTGGCTCCGCGCCCTCCTCATTGTGCAGGACCACGCGACCTCGCTTCCGGCTGGTCCCTGGGACCCCGAGACGGAGGCGGCGACGTGGGCGCTGTACGGCACCGAGAATCTGGAGGAACGCTGGGTGCCGGGCGGCCAGTTCGACCCGGTGGCGCTGGCATATCTGGCCGAACGCTACGGGGACGACGTGCAGCCCGCGCCCCTGAGTCCGCAGGAAAGGGAAGCCCCAGCCGGGGAATAA
- a CDS encoding RrF2 family transcriptional regulator has protein sequence MRLSATDVYAFQALGYLGTQELGRWVSSEEISDATGVHRPYLVRILAALTAKGVVKSKKGIGGGYALSRKPRLISLCEVVRAVDGPVAPLSCISLNWHEPCVEEDRCHARASIYTRMRDAMLAVLQEFSVEDLVIDARQGVSYGHCLGHLLKPNA, from the coding sequence ATGCGCCTTTCTGCCACCGATGTCTACGCCTTTCAGGCGCTGGGGTATCTGGGCACCCAGGAGCTGGGGCGCTGGGTGTCCAGCGAGGAGATCAGCGACGCCACCGGGGTCCACCGTCCCTACCTCGTGCGGATTCTGGCGGCGCTGACCGCCAAGGGCGTCGTGAAGAGCAAGAAGGGGATCGGCGGCGGCTACGCGCTCTCGCGCAAGCCCCGGCTGATCTCGCTGTGCGAGGTGGTGCGGGCGGTGGACGGTCCGGTCGCGCCGCTGTCGTGCATCAGCCTGAACTGGCACGAACCCTGCGTGGAGGAAGACCGCTGCCACGCCCGCGCGAGCATCTACACCCGGATGCGCGACGCGATGCTGGCCGTTCTGCAGGAGTTCAGCGTGGAAGACCTCGTGATCGACGCCCGGCAGGGTGTGAGTTACGGGCACTGCCTGGGGCATTTGCTCAAGCCGAACGCCTAA
- a CDS encoding nitrite/sulfite reductase codes for MSDIEALKKELPPFQIFDLIPQYAAQGAIDPEKIDLLKWAGIYPQRPQEDGYLMMRVKVPTAEFSAGTLRVVAGISEDFGRGFLDVTDRQAFQFHWLTIDKVPEIFERLEGVGLLHTKGACGDTVRAVIASPLAGLDAREVLDVRPLAAAMEGTLSGNPDFEDLPRKFKMSITGTPELEGIHLVNDVGFLAHTVDGEIGFDVWVGGGLGAVAHLAKRLGVFIRPEEVVEVGRAIAGAYRDHGYRVNRKKSRLKFLIKDIGVERFREIVETEYLGRPLRDGPPAPVARFGGNDVLGVQPQKDGLNYVVVATTVGRIDPRKARGLADLADRYGRGVLRTTAFQNMMIPHVRTEDVAALTAELEALDLAPKTTLRGTTIACTGTQFCRLALTETKARTANLVNELEPRFADLDVPFTINLTGCSNACTRYQVADLGFMGALRGEEEVYNVHLAGSIGQAQRTGTKLKGVVPAVRLNEYAGAVLADFQANKLPGESFVEYADRMGADRFTPDAVLNAGREPTPEVVPA; via the coding sequence ATGAGCGATATCGAAGCCCTGAAAAAAGAACTGCCGCCCTTCCAGATTTTCGACCTGATTCCGCAGTACGCCGCGCAGGGGGCCATCGACCCCGAGAAGATCGATCTGCTGAAGTGGGCGGGCATCTACCCGCAGCGCCCGCAGGAAGACGGCTACCTGATGATGCGCGTCAAGGTGCCCACCGCCGAATTCTCCGCCGGTACCCTGCGCGTCGTGGCGGGCATCTCGGAGGACTTCGGACGCGGCTTTCTGGACGTGACCGACCGTCAGGCTTTCCAGTTCCACTGGCTGACCATCGACAAGGTTCCGGAGATTTTCGAGCGGCTGGAGGGCGTGGGCCTGCTGCACACCAAGGGGGCGTGCGGTGACACCGTCCGCGCCGTGATCGCCTCGCCGCTCGCGGGGCTGGATGCCCGCGAGGTGCTGGACGTGCGGCCCCTCGCGGCGGCGATGGAGGGAACGCTGAGCGGCAACCCCGACTTCGAGGACCTGCCGCGCAAGTTCAAGATGTCCATCACAGGGACCCCCGAACTGGAAGGCATCCACCTCGTCAACGACGTGGGCTTCCTGGCACACACGGTAGACGGCGAGATCGGCTTCGACGTGTGGGTGGGCGGCGGCCTGGGGGCGGTGGCGCACCTCGCCAAGCGGCTGGGCGTATTTATCCGGCCCGAGGAAGTGGTCGAGGTGGGCCGCGCCATCGCCGGGGCCTACCGGGACCACGGCTACCGGGTCAACCGCAAGAAGAGCCGGTTGAAGTTCCTGATCAAGGACATCGGCGTGGAGCGGTTCCGCGAGATCGTGGAAACCGAGTACCTGGGCCGCCCCCTGCGCGACGGCCCGCCCGCCCCGGTCGCCCGCTTCGGCGGCAACGACGTGCTGGGCGTGCAGCCCCAGAAGGACGGGCTGAATTACGTGGTCGTGGCGACCACCGTGGGCCGCATCGATCCCCGCAAGGCCCGTGGCCTGGCCGACCTCGCCGACCGCTACGGCCGGGGCGTGCTGCGGACCACTGCCTTCCAGAACATGATGATTCCCCATGTCCGCACAGAAGACGTGGCGGCGCTCACCGCTGAACTCGAAGCGCTGGACCTCGCGCCCAAGACCACCCTGCGTGGCACGACCATCGCCTGCACGGGCACCCAGTTCTGCCGCCTCGCCCTGACCGAGACGAAGGCCCGCACCGCGAATCTGGTGAACGAACTCGAACCCCGCTTCGCGGACCTCGACGTGCCCTTCACCATCAACCTGACGGGCTGCTCGAACGCCTGCACCCGCTACCAGGTGGCCGATCTAGGCTTCATGGGCGCCCTGCGCGGCGAGGAAGAGGTCTACAACGTGCACCTTGCCGGAAGCATCGGGCAGGCGCAGCGCACTGGGACCAAGCTCAAGGGCGTGGTGCCCGCCGTGCGGCTCAACGAGTACGCGGGCGCGGTGCTGGCCGACTTCCAGGCCAACAAGCTGCCCGGCGAGAGCTTCGTCGAGTACGCCGATCGGATGGGCGCGGACCGCTTCACGCCCGACGCGGTGCTGAACGCGGGCCGTGAGCCGACCCCGGAGGTCGTGCCCGCATGA
- the cysC gene encoding adenylyl-sulfate kinase produces the protein MTATLNRSEVGTGRVVWFTGLSGAGKSTLASALREELAARGVAVELLDGDAVRENLSKGLGFTKADRDTNVRRIAFVAGLLAKHGVTVLVSAISPYADTRREVLAALPSPTEVFVDAPLAVVTERDVKGLYLKAIAGEIPHFTGVSDPYEAPETPDLHLRTDQISVEEGVRQLLAHLGYPA, from the coding sequence ATGACGGCGACCCTGAACCGATCGGAGGTCGGCACCGGGCGCGTCGTGTGGTTCACTGGGCTGTCGGGGGCGGGCAAGAGCACGCTGGCCTCGGCCCTGCGCGAGGAACTCGCCGCGCGGGGGGTGGCGGTGGAACTCCTGGACGGCGACGCGGTGCGCGAGAACCTCTCCAAGGGGCTGGGCTTCACGAAGGCCGACCGCGACACCAACGTCCGGCGCATCGCGTTCGTCGCCGGGTTGCTGGCAAAGCATGGAGTCACGGTCCTCGTCAGCGCGATCAGCCCCTACGCCGACACTCGGCGGGAGGTCCTCGCCGCGCTGCCCTCCCCCACCGAGGTCTTCGTAGACGCGCCGCTCGCGGTCGTGACCGAGCGGGACGTGAAGGGGCTGTACCTCAAGGCCATCGCGGGCGAGATCCCCCACTTCACGGGCGTCTCCGACCCCTATGAGGCTCCCGAGACCCCCGACCTTCACCTGCGGACCGACCAGATCAGCGTGGAGGAGGGGGTGCGGCAGCTCCTCGCGCACCTGGGGTACCCGGCATGA
- a CDS encoding phosphoadenylyl-sulfate reductase yields MTAADVRTPAEGGVPLTTEPRAPREAAGHVDPTAPAFAPDTDPLEVIAWALAAHPDVLMPSAFNLNGVVLLDLAARAGYRGEVVLVDTGYHFPETLATRDRLAARYPGMTFVTLNAGAHPEDGQTPPDLYAADPDACCAVRKVAPLQAYLREKAPSALLNARSRDQATTRADIPFVETGGARVKINPLAHWTRERLEAYAREHDLPVNPLYFDGFLSIGCWTCTRAVRPGEDARAGRWAGKGKTECGLWAGENRL; encoded by the coding sequence ATGACGGCCGCCGACGTGCGGACACCGGCGGAAGGCGGCGTGCCGCTGACCACCGAGCCGCGTGCTCCCCGTGAGGCGGCCGGGCACGTCGACCCCACCGCGCCCGCCTTCGCGCCGGACACCGACCCGCTGGAGGTCATCGCCTGGGCGCTGGCCGCCCACCCCGACGTGCTGATGCCGAGTGCCTTCAACCTCAACGGGGTCGTGCTGCTGGACCTCGCGGCGCGGGCGGGCTACCGGGGCGAGGTGGTGCTCGTGGACACCGGCTACCACTTCCCGGAGACGCTGGCGACGCGGGACCGCCTCGCCGCGCGGTATCCGGGGATGACCTTCGTGACCCTGAACGCGGGCGCCCACCCGGAAGACGGCCAGACGCCGCCCGACCTCTACGCCGCCGACCCCGACGCCTGCTGCGCGGTGCGGAAGGTGGCGCCCCTCCAGGCCTACCTGCGGGAGAAGGCCCCCTCCGCCCTGCTCAATGCCCGCAGCCGTGACCAGGCGACGACCCGCGCGGACATTCCCTTCGTGGAGACGGGGGGCGCCCGCGTCAAGATCAATCCGCTGGCCCACTGGACCCGCGAGCGGCTGGAAGCCTACGCCCGCGAGCACGACTTGCCCGTCAATCCGCTGTACTTCGACGGCTTCCTCAGCATCGGCTGCTGGACCTGCACCCGCGCCGTCCGCCCCGGAGAGGACGCCCGCGCGGGCCGCTGGGCCGGGAAGGGCAAGACCGAGTGCGGCCTGTGGGCAGGCGAGAACCGCCTCTGA
- the sat gene encoding sulfate adenylyltransferase: protein MTTLSDPSPILLPTPLGGTLVNRVQRPGHDFDPAELAGLPQLELPDRAYADLEMLATGAYSPLTGFLGEADYLSVIEQMRLADGTPWSLPITLAVGREDAGRYTGRVVLTRGGEAVGTLDVQERYEARKSLEAREVYRTEDPAHPGVAALYAGGDVYLAGPVTLFEVPRGAFPRHHRTPAEVREVIEARGWRTTVAFQTRNPIHRAHEYLHKVTLELVDGLLLHPLVGTTKGDDVPAETRVKAYEVLLEGYYPQARTLLSVYPAAMRYAGPREAILHALSRRNYGATHFIVGRDHAGVGNYYGTYDAQEIFSAYRPEELGLQILKFEHTYYCKSCGQLVSPRTCPHGADHHLVLSGTKVRERLRAGEGLPAEFTRPEVAEVLRAAYAAQE, encoded by the coding sequence ATGACGACCCTGTCCGACCCTTCCCCCATCCTCCTGCCCACGCCGCTGGGGGGCACGCTGGTCAACCGCGTGCAGCGCCCCGGCCACGACTTCGACCCCGCCGAGCTGGCCGGACTGCCGCAACTTGAGCTGCCTGACCGCGCGTATGCCGACCTGGAGATGCTGGCGACGGGCGCGTATTCGCCGCTGACCGGCTTTCTGGGCGAGGCGGATTACCTCAGCGTGATCGAGCAGATGCGGCTCGCGGACGGCACCCCCTGGAGCCTCCCCATCACGCTGGCGGTGGGGCGGGAGGACGCCGGGCGGTACACGGGCCGGGTTGTGCTGACGCGCGGCGGCGAGGCGGTAGGCACGCTGGACGTGCAGGAACGCTACGAGGCCCGCAAGAGTCTGGAAGCCCGCGAGGTCTACCGCACTGAGGATCCCGCCCATCCCGGCGTGGCGGCGCTGTACGCGGGGGGGGACGTGTATCTGGCCGGACCCGTGACCCTGTTTGAAGTGCCGCGCGGGGCCTTTCCCCGCCACCACCGCACCCCCGCCGAGGTCCGCGAGGTAATCGAGGCGCGGGGCTGGCGCACCACGGTCGCCTTCCAGACGCGCAACCCGATCCACCGGGCGCACGAGTACCTGCATAAGGTCACGCTGGAACTGGTGGATGGGCTGCTGCTGCACCCCCTGGTGGGCACGACCAAGGGCGACGACGTGCCCGCCGAGACGCGGGTCAAGGCCTACGAGGTGCTGCTGGAGGGCTACTACCCGCAGGCCAGGACGCTGCTGAGCGTCTACCCCGCCGCCATGCGCTACGCCGGGCCGCGTGAGGCGATCCTCCACGCCCTGTCGCGCCGCAACTACGGGGCCACCCACTTCATCGTGGGGCGCGACCACGCGGGGGTGGGCAACTACTACGGCACCTACGACGCGCAGGAGATCTTCTCGGCCTACCGCCCGGAGGAACTGGGCCTCCAGATTCTGAAGTTCGAGCACACCTACTACTGCAAGAGCTGCGGCCAGCTCGTCAGCCCGCGCACCTGCCCGCACGGGGCCGACCATCACCTCGTTCTGAGCGGCACGAAGGTCCGCGAGCGCCTCCGCGCGGGCGAAGGCCTTCCGGCCGAGTTCACCCGTCCCGAGGTGGCCGAGGTGCTGCGGGCGGCGTACGCGGCGCAGGAGTAG